A section of the Chlamydiota bacterium genome encodes:
- a CDS encoding UDP-glucose/GDP-mannose dehydrogenase family protein — protein sequence MNIGIVGTGYVGLITGTCLAELGHHALCIDNDRRKIELLKKGKIPIYEPGLAPLIQKNIKAGRLSFSTSIREAVEKSLVIFIAVNTPPLDTGEADLSYVASVAREVANHLTGYRVIVDKSTVPVKTGEKVSETIRRYCKKGVEFDVVSNPEFLREGTAVSDMMNPDRIVVGVENTRAAQVMRELYEPIKTKFLVTDIPSAELIKHASNSFLAMKISFANALSNICEITRANVEQVTYGMGLDHRIGQNFLKAGIGYGGSCFPKDVSAFIKIAEEIGYSFDLLKAVEKINEDQKNRFIRKVKEVLWVLKGKTIGVLGLAFKPNTDDMRNAPAVDIIKALLEGGAKIKTYDPEAMDKAKFFIKKVQYCKDSYQVAKEADALLILTEWDEFKKIDYKKIKKSMLTPIMIDGRNLLDPKEMANLGFIYKSVGRS from the coding sequence ATGAATATTGGAATTGTTGGAACAGGATATGTTGGCTTGATTACGGGGACTTGTTTAGCTGAATTGGGTCATCATGCCCTTTGTATTGACAATGATCGAAGAAAAATTGAACTTTTAAAAAAGGGGAAAATTCCCATTTATGAACCAGGTCTAGCTCCTTTAATCCAAAAGAATATCAAGGCGGGTCGACTCTCTTTTTCAACATCCATTCGTGAGGCAGTAGAAAAATCTCTGGTCATTTTTATTGCGGTTAATACCCCTCCCTTAGATACCGGAGAGGCTGATTTAAGTTATGTGGCCAGTGTTGCTCGTGAAGTGGCAAACCATTTAACAGGCTACCGTGTCATTGTAGATAAAAGTACTGTTCCAGTAAAAACAGGTGAGAAGGTCAGTGAAACGATCAGGCGCTATTGCAAGAAGGGGGTTGAATTTGACGTTGTTTCTAACCCTGAATTTTTAAGAGAGGGAACAGCTGTAAGTGACATGATGAATCCGGATCGCATTGTGGTCGGGGTTGAAAATACAAGGGCAGCCCAAGTGATGAGAGAGCTTTACGAACCGATTAAGACAAAATTTTTAGTTACGGATATTCCCTCGGCTGAACTCATTAAACATGCCAGCAATTCATTTTTGGCCATGAAAATTTCTTTTGCGAATGCCTTAAGTAATATTTGTGAGATCACCCGAGCCAATGTTGAGCAAGTGACTTATGGGATGGGGCTAGATCATCGAATCGGCCAAAATTTTTTAAAGGCAGGAATCGGTTATGGAGGTTCTTGTTTTCCAAAGGATGTTTCAGCCTTTATTAAAATCGCTGAGGAGATTGGATATTCTTTTGATCTTTTGAAAGCGGTTGAAAAAATTAATGAAGATCAAAAAAATCGATTCATTCGAAAAGTGAAAGAGGTCCTATGGGTATTAAAAGGTAAAACCATTGGGGTTTTAGGTCTTGCCTTTAAGCCCAACACGGACGACATGCGCAATGCCCCTGCGGTCGATATTATTAAAGCGCTTTTAGAGGGTGGGGCCAAAATTAAAACCTATGACCCTGAGGCAATGGATAAGGCCAAATTTTTCATAAAAAAAGTTCAGTATTGTAAAGATTCCTATCAAGTTGCCAAGGAGGCAGATGCCTTGCTGATCCTTACTGAATGGGATGAATTTAAGAAAATTGATTATAAAAAAATCAAAAAATCAATGCTGACCCCCATTATGATTGACGGACGTAATTTATTAGATCCAAAAGAAATGGCAAATTTAGGATTTATTTATAAAAGTGTTGGACGGTCCTAA
- the hflX gene encoding GTPase HflX: MKNLQMQNVAQGPEKAILVGVEWRGNRIWDLESSIEELLELVDTAGARVVATLLAKIDKPTPTYFIGSGKANELAALTQESGADLIVFDDDLSPAQSRNLEKISKVRVIDRTQIILDIFSRRARTKEAQFQVELAQLRYLLPRLTGQWMHLSRQEGGVGTRGPGETQLEVDRRRAKTRILKLEKELKAITSERETQRKRREKTGVPLVSIMGYTNAGKTTLFNRLTTSRNLAEDRLFATLDATVRKKELEGHRIVLFSDTVGFIRKLPHHLVESFKATLEEVIHSDLLIHVVDISDPLYQEKHAVVLQVLGKLGAESISRMTVLNKIDLLEGPERILRWERGGEKVIPLSAQSGQGVDSLLAGVSEFFKKSFVRMKVFIPHQANDWVSFLYREAHVIKKKYEENGAFLEIEISSHLVSKILPFQIS; encoded by the coding sequence ATGAAGAATTTGCAAATGCAAAATGTTGCTCAGGGGCCTGAAAAGGCGATTTTAGTGGGTGTCGAGTGGAGGGGAAATAGGATTTGGGATCTTGAGAGTTCCATAGAAGAATTGCTTGAGCTTGTTGATACAGCAGGAGCCAGGGTGGTGGCGACGCTTCTGGCCAAAATAGATAAGCCTACACCCACCTATTTTATCGGTTCAGGAAAGGCAAATGAACTTGCGGCGCTTACGCAAGAATCGGGCGCTGATCTTATTGTTTTTGATGATGATTTAAGTCCTGCTCAGTCCCGTAATCTTGAAAAAATTTCTAAAGTGAGGGTGATTGATCGCACTCAAATTATTCTCGATATTTTTTCCCGTCGTGCCCGCACCAAAGAGGCTCAGTTTCAGGTCGAGCTTGCCCAACTTCGGTATTTACTCCCCAGACTGACCGGTCAATGGATGCATCTTTCGAGACAGGAGGGCGGAGTTGGAACACGAGGTCCAGGGGAGACGCAACTTGAGGTTGACCGACGTCGGGCAAAAACAAGAATTTTAAAACTAGAAAAAGAATTAAAGGCCATTACTTCGGAAAGGGAAACTCAACGGAAAAGAAGAGAGAAAACAGGCGTTCCTCTTGTTTCGATTATGGGTTATACCAATGCAGGAAAAACAACCCTTTTTAATCGATTAACAACCAGCCGTAATTTAGCAGAGGACCGGCTTTTTGCGACGTTGGATGCGACGGTTCGTAAAAAAGAATTAGAGGGTCATAGGATAGTTCTTTTTTCAGATACAGTTGGTTTCATTCGAAAGCTTCCTCATCATTTGGTGGAATCCTTTAAGGCAACCCTAGAAGAAGTGATTCACTCAGATCTTTTAATTCATGTCGTTGATATCAGTGATCCCTTATATCAAGAAAAACATGCGGTGGTTTTACAGGTCTTGGGTAAACTTGGAGCTGAATCTATTTCAAGGATGACCGTTCTCAATAAAATTGATCTTCTTGAAGGACCTGAGCGAATTCTTCGATGGGAGAGGGGTGGGGAAAAGGTGATCCCCCTATCCGCTCAATCAGGGCAAGGGGTTGATTCTTTGTTAGCGGGTGTAAGCGAATTCTTTAAAAAAAGTTTTGTGAGGATGAAGGTTTTTATTCCTCATCAGGCGAATGATTGGGTTTCATTCTTGTACCGTGAAGCCCATGTGATTAAGAAAAAGTATGAAGAGAATGGGGCTTTTCTTGAAATTGAAATTTCTTCACATCTTGTTTCAAAAATCCTTCCCTTTCAAATTTCTTAA
- a CDS encoding LysM peptidoglycan-binding domain-containing protein, which produces MPDEKLAHLRLKGKLIDGEGSFLPKVIIKQPALSEEALLREIDALPQPPKPTKHTVKKGECLWFIAGYEEIYGNPLQWPRIFQANRDKIRDPDWIYPGQVFIIPRD; this is translated from the coding sequence ATGCCCGATGAGAAACTTGCTCATTTAAGATTAAAAGGGAAACTGATCGATGGAGAGGGATCTTTCCTTCCAAAGGTGATTATCAAACAGCCGGCGCTCTCTGAAGAGGCGTTGCTCAGAGAAATAGATGCGCTTCCTCAGCCCCCTAAACCAACGAAACATACGGTTAAGAAAGGCGAGTGTTTGTGGTTTATTGCGGGTTATGAAGAAATTTATGGAAATCCTTTGCAGTGGCCCAGGATTTTTCAGGCGAATCGGGATAAAATTCGCGATCCCGATTGGATCTATCCTGGACAGGTCTTTATCATTCCAAGAGATTAG
- a CDS encoding PhoH family protein, producing MAKETLHFPDTQFARSLFAHDDENLEVIGKALRIKVVSRGNFIKLIGDPEGIKKARKIFHELSRLANSGKTVERADVIYALSHHAEEGSSLAEENVPSDAIRVSSRKNLVYSKSKSQLEYMEAIRKYDVVFSIGPAGTGKTYLAMAMAVSYLLEDKVRRLILTRPAVEAGESLGFLPGDLSEKINPYLRPLYDALYDMMEVDRIQRYMERGLIEVAPLAYMRGRTLNDAFIILDEAQNTTIEQMKMFLTRLGFNSKAVITGDITQVDLPAHKLSGLVHANKILKDIRGIKISRFSDKDVVRHTLVKKIIRAYEHDRAPHALDSKSKRPSQAHKTLSSGVFEQEDLGAT from the coding sequence ATGGCTAAAGAAACCTTACATTTTCCGGATACACAGTTTGCCCGATCTTTATTTGCTCACGATGATGAGAATCTTGAAGTGATAGGAAAGGCCTTGCGCATTAAAGTGGTCTCACGGGGAAATTTTATTAAGCTGATTGGAGACCCAGAAGGAATTAAGAAAGCGAGAAAAATTTTTCATGAGCTTTCTCGACTTGCAAATAGTGGAAAAACAGTAGAAAGGGCCGATGTCATTTATGCCCTTTCTCATCATGCCGAAGAGGGTTCTTCTCTTGCCGAGGAGAATGTGCCATCGGATGCCATTCGTGTTTCCTCTCGAAAGAACCTGGTTTATTCTAAGTCTAAGAGCCAATTGGAATATATGGAGGCTATTCGTAAATATGATGTCGTTTTTTCGATTGGGCCTGCAGGGACAGGGAAAACCTATCTTGCGATGGCGATGGCTGTTTCTTATCTTTTAGAAGATAAGGTCCGACGTTTGATCTTGACGCGTCCTGCTGTGGAGGCGGGGGAAAGCTTAGGTTTTCTTCCGGGTGATTTATCAGAAAAAATTAATCCCTATCTTAGACCTCTTTATGATGCTCTTTACGACATGATGGAAGTGGACCGTATTCAGCGATATATGGAACGGGGGTTGATTGAGGTCGCCCCGCTGGCCTATATGAGGGGAAGAACCCTCAATGATGCTTTTATCATTTTAGATGAAGCTCAAAATACCACCATCGAACAGATGAAAATGTTTTTAACCCGTTTAGGTTTTAATTCAAAAGCGGTGATTACAGGAGATATTACGCAGGTGGATCTACCGGCTCATAAACTTTCAGGATTGGTTCACGCAAATAAAATTTTAAAAGATATTCGAGGTATTAAAATTTCAAGATTTTCAGATAAGGATGTTGTTCGCCATACATTGGTGAAAAAAATTATTCGAGCCTACGAGCACGATCGAGCCCCGCACGCTCTTGATTCAAAATCTAAAAGACCTTCTCAGGCTCATAAAACCTTAAGTTCAGGTGTATTTGAACAGGAAGATCTTGGAGCGACATGA
- the ybeY gene encoding rRNA maturation RNase YbeY, producing the protein MKKFRASSKYEINVRNEQTKFKINLRKVEILARATLAEEDVCAGVPIELGISFVSDQRIWTLNRKFLGHDWKTDVLAFPVDEKAGREKVWMLGEVVISIERAMDQSQSFNEDPEREVALYMVHGILHLLGYRDKTPKLSGKMWRRQDEILKRRYNGIGLKGLK; encoded by the coding sequence ATGAAGAAATTCAGGGCCTCTTCCAAGTACGAAATTAATGTTAGAAATGAGCAAACGAAGTTCAAAATTAATCTTCGTAAAGTGGAGATTCTTGCCAGGGCTACCTTAGCCGAGGAAGATGTTTGTGCAGGTGTTCCGATTGAATTGGGCATTTCTTTTGTGAGTGATCAGCGGATTTGGACTTTGAATCGAAAATTTTTGGGCCATGATTGGAAAACAGATGTTTTGGCCTTTCCAGTGGATGAGAAAGCGGGTCGTGAGAAAGTATGGATGCTGGGAGAGGTTGTCATTTCCATTGAAAGGGCCATGGATCAGTCTCAATCCTTTAATGAAGATCCGGAAAGGGAAGTGGCTCTTTATATGGTGCATGGCATTTTACATTTGTTAGGATATCGGGATAAAACTCCAAAGCTCTCTGGAAAAATGTGGCGTCGCCAGGATGAGATTTTAAAGAGAAGATATAATGGAATAGGTTTGAAAGGATTGAAATAG
- a CDS encoding diacylglycerol kinase yields the protein MAVRSKWVESFNNAVEGLIFVFKSQRSMKVHFIFCLLILIGSLFLHISFSDFLFLAFAMTFVLVAEMFNTAFELVMDMMSESYHPLIRVAKDASAGAVLIATLNAVIVGYLVVAKYLSQPIFYGLNRVLESPWHITLVAILTVLILSIGIKVFLGRGTPFYGGMPSAHSAIAFSIWAIVTILSRDPLVMTLTLIVALMIAQGRVASGIHRFREVLMGAILGVLVSLLVFQLVRHV from the coding sequence ATGGCGGTTCGTTCAAAATGGGTTGAAAGTTTTAATAATGCAGTTGAAGGTCTGATTTTTGTATTTAAAAGTCAGAGAAGTATGAAAGTTCATTTTATTTTCTGTCTTTTGATTCTCATCGGGAGTCTTTTTCTTCATATTAGTTTTTCTGATTTTTTATTTTTGGCTTTTGCCATGACCTTCGTTTTGGTTGCAGAAATGTTTAATACCGCTTTTGAACTGGTCATGGATATGATGAGCGAAAGTTATCATCCCCTGATTCGTGTGGCAAAGGATGCCAGTGCAGGGGCTGTTTTGATTGCGACCCTGAATGCAGTGATTGTTGGATATCTTGTCGTAGCCAAATATCTTAGCCAACCTATTTTTTATGGACTCAATCGTGTTCTAGAAAGTCCATGGCATATCACGCTGGTTGCCATTTTAACGGTCTTAATTTTGTCGATTGGAATTAAGGTTTTTTTAGGAAGAGGAACGCCTTTTTATGGAGGAATGCCCAGCGCTCACTCCGCCATTGCTTTTTCAATTTGGGCTATTGTGACCATTCTCTCTCGAGATCCTTTGGTGATGACCCTTACATTGATTGTAGCGCTGATGATTGCTCAAGGAAGAGTTGCCAGTGGGATTCATCGTTTTCGGGAAGTTCTGATGGGGGCGATTCTCGGAGTGCTGGTTTCTCTTCTTGTGTTTCAACTGGTTCGACATGTTTAA
- a CDS encoding DUF502 domain-containing protein — protein sequence MFLKKDRSYSFNKKIRVYFFTGLLVSLPVLGSFWILSVLFVKLTDFMYQFIAPNGHQFFGQWLLWRLVALILLFCAVVLIGLVARNYIGKKLIQGGETLLSKIPVLNRIYSTLKQIFESFWGEDKAVFRSVVFVEYPREGTYSIGFVTSEIKGDLKDAIGENKVSVFIPTAPNPTSGFLIMISKDKLIKTHLTVEDGFKMVVSSGMVMPK from the coding sequence ATGTTTTTAAAAAAAGATCGAAGTTACAGTTTTAATAAAAAAATAAGGGTTTATTTTTTTACAGGCCTCTTGGTGTCTTTGCCGGTACTGGGATCTTTTTGGATTCTATCGGTCTTGTTTGTTAAACTCACCGATTTTATGTATCAATTTATTGCTCCCAATGGGCATCAGTTTTTTGGTCAGTGGCTTCTTTGGAGATTGGTTGCCTTAATTCTTTTATTCTGTGCAGTTGTGTTGATCGGTCTTGTCGCTCGTAACTACATTGGAAAAAAACTGATTCAAGGGGGAGAAACTTTATTAAGCAAAATCCCTGTTTTGAATCGTATTTACTCAACATTAAAACAGATTTTTGAATCGTTTTGGGGGGAAGATAAGGCCGTTTTTCGAAGTGTCGTATTTGTAGAATACCCTCGTGAAGGAACCTATTCTATTGGCTTTGTCACTTCTGAAATTAAAGGTGATCTGAAGGATGCCATTGGCGAAAATAAGGTGAGTGTTTTTATTCCAACGGCTCCCAATCCGACTTCAGGTTTTCTAATCATGATATCGAAAGATAAATTGATTAAAACTC